Below is a genomic region from Rhodohalobacter sp. 614A.
AACTGCTTTTCCGGGGAGGGTATATTTGGATCGATCTAAATGACGTACCATAAATCTCAAATCCGGAGAACACGAGTAGTGTCATACGCGGGAAATCCTGGTTGAGTGAATCAACCGGGGTTTTTCTTGTTAAGTGAATCAATCCAGAGGAAAGCAACAACAAATGGAAAATTCGAATATGAAGGTATTAGCAGAGTCTGAACCTGATGCTCTGCAAATTGTACAATTTAAAGCATGCGGACATATTGGCCTTCGATTTAATAACATGCTTTTGACCTTTTCTGTAAAATCATTCAAAGACTTTGTAAAGACATACGGAGCCATCAATTTTGACCGCTATTCCATTCTTTTTCCTGATGACAGAAACCGGTTGATTATGAATACCGTTGTGGAAGAGGTGCAATTCTGTTTTACATGTGAAGAGTTCGAAAGGCTGCAACAGGCATTAACCGAAGCTTCTCTGATTCTTGAAGCCAATACATTGATTCAAAATTAAATTCTCTTTCGATTTAATTGTCCTTTAAAATCTCGTATTTTAAAGAAGTGGGGTGCTTGGCGAACGTCGTCAGGCTGAGATCAAACCCAGTGAACCTGATCCGGATAATGCCGGCGTAGGAAACCATTCTGACTCATCAAGTTTGGATAGATAAGTCGTTCACTGTAAGTGATTATTTCCCCTCCTGAAGTTAAATATCCAATTGAGATTTATGAGTGACATTGAAAAGAAGCAGTTCGACCGCGTTACGAAGACCCTGGAACAGTGGCAGGATCGTGAGGAGTGGTTTTTTAATCGCGAGTACACAGATCGGTATGAAGATTATTACGAAACACGATACAAACGGGCCGAAATCTGGCAGAAAAAAACACTCGCAAAGCTGATCACAAAAGACGAGCGTGTAAACACTCTCCTGGAATTCGGCTGTGGAACCACACGATTTACGCGCTGGTGGAACGAGATCGGGATTGAAGCATCCGGCGCGGATATTTCACCATTTATGCTGGGTCAGGGAGCGCATCTTTTTGATGGTGATTTAGCGTTGGCCGATTCTCATCACATGCCGTTTAAGGATAACAGTTTTGATGCTCTCGCCTTTATTGCCACGTTCGCTTATTACAAAGATCCAATTAAGGTGATTCGCGAAGCCGTTCGTGTTGGGAAATATGGAATCATTTTTGGGATTATGAACCGGAACTCAACCAAAGTTGTGAGACGGCGAATTCAGGAAGTATTCAACAAAAATGAATACTACAAAACGGCCAATTTTTATACACCCGATTCACTGATCGAAAAAATTCATGAAGCACTGGAGGGCCGCTTATATGAAATTGAGTGGACGGCAACCGGACTGCCCAAATGGTTTCCCATGCAGCAGTGGGGATTTCCGATTGGTGATTTCTTTGCTCTTCACGTAAAACTAACCGATGTAGAATGAGTGCTTTTGAAGACAACTTCGGCAAGATTGGCAGTTCAAATCTGAGTGATATTCTTCTTCCCCGAACCGGGAAAAAGAGGAGGGAAGTCCGAACCGGTCCCGGTTTTGGAGTGGATACATCCGTCATAGATCTGGGAAATAACCTGGGCTTGGCTATCTCAAGTGATCCGTTATCGCTGATTCCATCATTGGGTTTGAAAGAATCGGCCTGGCTTTCGGTGCATCTTTTGGTGAATGACATGGCGACAACCGGATTTTCTCCGCAGTATGCTCAATTTGTTTTAAACCTGTCGCCGGAACTTTCAAAAGAGAAATTTGAGGAGTATTGGGAATACATCCATCAGTTTTGCAAGGAAGTTGGCGTTGCCATTACCGGCGGACATACGGGGCAGATCGTGGGACAGAATTCAACGATTCCGGGTGGAGGGACAATGTTTCTATCCGCTCCGCTGAACGAAATCATTACAAGCGATGGAGCCGAACCGGGAGATTTGATTGTCGTAACAAAAGAAACCGCGTTGAACTCAACAGCCATACTCGCCATGAGTTTCCCCGAAACGGTGAAAGAAAATTTGGGCGAGGAGATCTATCAAACCGCTTGTGATAATTTTTACCGGACATCGTCTCTTCCGGATGCTTTAGCGGCATCCGAAATTTTGGAAAATAAAACTGAATTAAAAGCGATGCATGATGTAACCGAAGGCGGCGTTCTCGGAGCGATCGCGGAGATGGCCGAAGCCTCTGATTGTGGATTTATCGTTGATGATGCCAAAATACCCGTTGGTGAAGCTCCGAAAAAGATTGCCGAACTGTTTGAGATTGACCATCGGTTTTGTGTAGGAGCCGGGTCGATGATTATGGCTGTGAAACCGGGATGCGATGAGAAACTGGTTGAATATTTGGAGAGCCAATCGATTCCGGCAACAATCGTTGGGAAAATGACAGACGTATCGGAAGGAAGAAAAATCATCGAACAAGAAGAAGTGAAAGAGTTTTCATTTGATGGAACAGATCCATATTGGGCAGCTTTTTTCAATGCAATAAAGGAAGGGAATAAATGATGAAGAAAGAGATTAAGGGTGGAATTTATCTGGTTTTAGATCCATCCATCAACCAAAAAGAATTATTGGAAAAGTTAAAACAGGCTTTGGACGGAGGAGTAGATATTATCCAAATATGGAATCATTGGCCGGAGTCGTTTTCACAATCAGATAAAATAGGAGTGATTGAAGAAATTGTGGAAATCACCCAAAAATATAGCATTCCTGTTTTGATCAATGATGATTGGGAGCTGCTTAAAGAAACAGATTTGGATGGCGTCCATTTCGATGAGATTCCCGAAAGTTTTGAAGAAATTCAGACTGAAATTTGGCGAGAATTCATTGCCGGGATTACTTGCAGTAATGATGTAGAAATTATTCAATGGGCGGATGATCACAACTTCGATTACATCTCTTTCTGCTCCATGTTTCCATCCAAATCGGTAGATACCTGTGAGATCGTTCGTCCCGAAACGGTTCAAAAGACGAGAGAAATAACAAATCTGCCTCTGTTTGTCTCCGGGGGCATTACAACAGAAAATCTCGGCGATTTGAATGAGTTGGACTTTCAGGGAGTTGCAGTGATTTCGGGGATTTTAAGCTCGGATTCGCCTGAAAAATCGGTAACGGAATACCAGGAAGTTCTTAACAATTTAAATTCAATATCATGACAGAATCATTTGCCAAAAAACTGTGTTGCCCGATCGATAAACACGATCTGAATATGCGCGTATTTGTAAAACATGAAAACGGGGAGATCATCGAAGCGTTGTTGAGCTGTCCCGAGTGTAGCCGTTACTACCCGGTGATTTATGGAATTCCAATTATGACGCCGGATGAATACAGAGACAAATCCATCGAAGCCCCGACTTTGAAGAAATGGGGATTGCAATTGAAGGATTCGAACTCTGAGAAATTGTTGCTAGAAGAGAATATTAGATAGGAAACAGGATTGTGATGTTTGTAATACTGTAATACAATGATTGCAATGTTTCGATAAGCGTGTGAATCAGAACCCCGGGTGGAGCGTTCCGAAGGAGTTACCTTCGGAACGAGTTGAAAAATGATTCAATGGATCTATTCAGTTCCGCTATTCCCGGGAATTTCAGCTCGACGCTGACCCAATTCTTGGTCCAGCATATAAAGACCGGGACCTTTTTCCCCAAGAATATTCAGTTTGTCTAAAATGGTGCGGAAAAGATCTTCTTCTTCCACTTGTTCGTCCACATACCACTGAAGGAACTGATCGGTGGCGTGGTCTTTCTCCTCTTTTGCAGCCTCAACAAGTACGTTGATTTTTCGGGTATTTTCTTGTTCCAGTTCCAATCCGCGTTCAAAAAGATGGCGAATTGAATCAAACTCGCTGTCCGGTTTGGCGATTGACGGAGCGATGGCATGGCCATCACGATCATTCACATAATGGAAGATTTTCATCGCATGAAAATGCTCTTCTTTCGACTGTTCCAGGAAAAAACTGGCGGTTCCGTGGAAACCATTTACTTCAGCCCAGGAAGACATCGATAAGTACCAATTTCCTGCTTCAAACTCGTGTTGAACCTGATCGTTCAGCAATGATTCAATTTTTTCAGAAAGCATATTTTAACTCTTAAATTTTAAGATCTTGTACGCCAGAAAGATACAATAGAATCCAGAGAACACCAGTATTCCAGAGCACTTTCAGCCGTGTATTCTATTCGTTGGACCCAGGAATTCGATCTGAATCCTGACGATCGACCATCCAGAAAGGATAGCGTTTGGTCGTTGAAGAAACTTTATTTAATTCACTCAACTCATCATCAGTTAAATCTACATTTGTTGAATTGATATTCGACTCAAGCTGAGTAATGTTTTTTGTCCCGATGATGGTACTGGTCACGCCCGATTGTAACCGAACCCAGGCAAGAGCCACTTCAGCTACAGAGCAATCCTGGTTCTCTGCAATTTCTTCCATCACATCTACAATATCGTAGGTTTGTTCTTTATTGATGGGAGGGAAGTCGAATTCATCGCGTCGGGAACCGCCGCCGGCTTTTTCATTATCCCGGGTGTATTTTCCGGAAAGAAATCCGCCAGCAAGTGGGCTCCACGGCATGAATCCAAGTTTTTCAGACTGACTCAATGGAATCAATGCGTCCTCTGCATCACGCCCTGATAGAGAATAGAAATATTGCATGGCTTTAAATTCATGCCATCCTTCCTGCCGAGCAATTCCGAGGGCTTTCATCACCATCCAAGCCGGCCAATTACAAACGCCTACATAACGGACTTTGCCGCTTTCCACAATATCATTCAATCCACGCATGATTTCTCTGATGGACGTAACGGAATCCACGCCATGTACATAGAGAAGATCGATATGGTCTAATTGTAATCTGTTTAAACTTTTTTCAACAGAATTGAAAATGTGATATCGGGAAAGTCCCTGGTTATTGGGTTGATCTCCCATTTTTCCACGGAGCTTGGTTGCAATGACCAGCTCATCGCGGTTTAAATCAAGATTTTTAATACTGTTTCCGAGAATCGTTTCCGATTGACCAAACGAATAGACATTGGCTGTATCGATAAAATTAATTCCGGAATCCACTGATTTCTTGATCAGTTCATCCGCTTCACCCTGTTGCTGTTTTCCAACATGTTCCCACATCCCTTCGCCTCCAAACGTCATGGTTCCAAAACAAAGTTCGGAGACAAGCAGGCCGGTATTACCTAATAAATTGTATTTCATCTGTACTTCTTTTTTGTTGAATGTTAGCTGATATCAAAACATATAAACAAGAGAAAGTGTTCATTTCCCTTTATCATAGTTCCTACTTAAAAGAGTCTTCAAAATTCAGAAAATGTTAAAATATTGATCAATAGCGGAAAGGGAAGACACTACGTTGTTATGTAGTTTTTAAATTCGGGATTTATTGTTTAATTGGAGGGAAGTACTATTTTTAATGAAGGATAACTATTAATTATCATGCCTAAAATGTTTGAAGAGAGTAGTAATAAAAAAGTAGGGAAAAGTAACGTTTTAATTATATCATTACATGCTGATCCGATAGAGCCTAGTGGTAGTGGAGAAGGAGGAGGAACCCATTCTTATATTCGCGAGCTTCTTCGGCGCTTAGCGTATGAATCTAGGTATGCAAGCGTTGTAACAAGACATATTGATATTAAGCTGCCTGTATTTCAACGACTTTCAGACTATACCTCCATATATCGAATAAAGTTGGGAAAAATTGAACCCATGGATAAGCGTTTTTTAAATAAATATCACGACCTTTCTGTACAATTGATTAAAGAAATCATTAAAGAACTTCATTGGAAAGTAAATATATTGCAAGGAGTATATTGGTATTCTGGATATACGGCCATGACACTCTCAAAAGAATTGTCTATCCCCTTTGTTCAAACTGTTATTTCAAATGGAAAAAGAAAGCGAAGTGAAGGCTGCCTAGATGATGATACTGAGCGAATTCTGGTAGAGAAAGAAATTTACGATAATGCTTCTGCAATTTTCTGCATTTCAGGAGAAGAAAAAAAGGATTTAAGAGAGCTATACAAAATCGATTCTAGCAAATTAGTTGTGGTAGGAAGGCCAGTACCTCTTCCTTTCCTCGAGTATATATATAATTCTGATAAAACACCTAGATATATAAATTTAATTAACCATATAAATTGAGTTCTCCAAAAATAGATCAGATTCTAAGATGGTACTCGAATCGAGCTTATATCTATTTTGGTCGTTTAGCACCATCAAAAGGACTAGATATTATCCTCAAATCTTGGATTAGACTTGCTAAGGATAATCCTAATTCCTGTCCGCCCATTTGGATAATTGGTGGAACACCAAAAGAGATCGTTAAGATTAAAAAATATTCTGGAATTAATAATGAGATAGATCTATATGAAAACCAAAAAAAAATCATATGGTGGGGATACATAGATCAAAAAGGAATAAGTACGATCTTATCAAAGGCATTAGTATTAGTCACCCATTCCCGTTATGAACCAGGAGGAAGGGTAATTTTAGAAGCGATGAGTAGAGGTGTACCAGTAATAGCAACCCCTCATGGGTTTGCTTGTGATTTAGTTGCTGATTGGATTTCGGGTTTTATAGTTAACTATGAAGATATACACATGCTTCAAAACCGTATGTCGCTATTCTTTAAGCAACCTTTTTTAACCCAGGCATTAGGAGAAAGAGCTAGATATATTGCTAAAGAAAAAATAAAAGAATGGGATTTTTATAATCGCCATTTTCAAACTTATGATGCTATAGTGACTGATAGGCCCCTTCAAATTAGTTCAAACTCAAATTTATTGCATGATTTTGAGCCTATATATAAACGTAGATTTGTGCGTTTATTCGGCGACAAAGGTGAGTTTGATAATTCTTCTGATCTAGTATTGAAATGGGCAGACTCAATTGTTGGTCCCATTAAGTCTTTAAACGCTCAAAAGGTAAACGGTAAGTCTCAGGCTTGGATTGCTAATGGTGAAAAGGACTCCATTTGGATTAAAAAAATCCATAATCATTTTTGTATGACCCCAATCTGGTTGCCAGAAGGTACTTCTCAGTACTGCCACTCAGCTCTACAGAAATTCAAGAGTGAGATATATAACAAAAATGAAAGCTTGATTAGGACCATCGCATCGAATAAGGATTATTTGTTAGTTGCATTTCCTATATATCGAGCACTTCCTATTGTTTATCAAACTCATAATATTATTGAAATTTATAAAAGACCTCTTAAAAATTTGGCTAATAATTCTAGGATTGAAAATGAGGTAGATTTAGAATCGATAGTTAAAAAGTGTATCTCTTCTTATGAAAATTTTGATATAAAAAAAACCAATAAATTACTTGGATCTACTTTACTCAATAAAATTTCACCTACTCCAATAGACTATCGATTTAGTATTAGAATTTATCTTATATATCTAATGAAAGCGGCAAGCAATGAATCTATATTGGTTCCTCAATCTATGAATGCAGAATTCATCAGACTATATTCCAAACTTAAAATCTTAGCGGAATGTGAAGAAAAAATGCCAATAGTACTAAACCATAATGCCGCTAAACCTCATCATTTTGTTCAATCTGATAGAAGGATTATACTAATAGATAAAGAACGCCTTTCCTTTGGTTTTATGGGAAAAGATGGCGGTCAACTAATAGCTAATTTAGCTCAAGAATATAGCTATGAACAACTCAAACGAACTCTGAATATATTCTCTGACTCAGACGAAGAAAAAATTATTATAGCTATTTGGATAGGAGTACATTTAATAGAAGAAGCGGGATTTTCCTTGGCGTGTGAACAAAACAACAAACTCAAGAAAATAATTTATGCTTGGAATCATTGGTATCGATATATATCAACTACCCTGTTACCATAATTTTATTTCCATGAACATGTGATGTTTCGGAAAGAAATTTTTTAGGCCATTTTTTATTTCGTAAGTATTGCAGATCTTTTCTGAGTTGAATTATTTGAGTTTTTGCTACTAGTTCATCAGCAAGTTCTCTTTCGTCTACTAGATCCAATGAGCATAATATTGAAAGCAGCCCTGCATACCATCTTTGACGATACAGCGATTCATTATCAAATCTATTCTTGCGCGGTTCAGTAATTAAATGATAAGCATCCAATGCATTTTGTATTGTGACATCTTTTTTGTTTAACTCTGCAAAAATTGCCGCTGCGTTTGTTTTCATTCTCCATAGGAATCGAAAATAAAAGCTCTTTTCCGCAGTGAAAGTGGCCAGCTCTATTTGGTTAGCTGCTGCAGAAATTTTTTTATCCACCCAATAACAGCAAGCTAAGATATTCCTAGCACGTGCCTCTTGGGTCTCAAATCCATTTGACAAAGAATTGGCTACGGCATTTTCGGCATGTACTGTAGCATCCGTATATTTTTTTATCAGAAAGTGTGCCATAGCTATATCTACTTTTACATGTAGCATAGTAAGTAATGATGCCTCAGCATCATTTTCTAACAAAATCCGAATCTTTTTATAAAAAGAAAGTGATCTTTCGGGATTACTACCGAGATAATTGGCAGCAAGATTTGAATATCTTTGTACTTTTAGCTCTAAATTTTCTGGAATTTTTTTTACTGCCTTATCATACACAGCTTGAGCATGTTCTTTCTTTCCTAATCCTTTTTTGGTAAGTGCTAAAGAAGACCAAATCGAAGCTTGTATTTTTTTATCAGTTTTTGTGATTAATCTTTCCAGTAATTCCGCAATGTCGTTAGCTTCTTGAAATTGCTCAAGTAGAAAATATCGTTTCCACTTTAGGAGTAAAAATTTTGCTTTCAAAGATTCATTTTCAATGAGTTCTGGTGTCAAAGTAATATGAGTCTCAAGGGCGGCTAGTTTTCCTTTATTCCGGTCAAGTTGTATTCTATTACGTAATTCTTCAACTTTAAGAAGTCCTAGTAATGAGTGGCAAATATGTTTTTCACGATCAACTATTTCATTTTGATATAGTTCAGCGGCATTATAAGCTACTTCCCACATTTCGCTCGCTAAACTCATTTGTCCTTCCTTAAGATATTCATCTGCGCAATGAGAGGCTTGGTCAAAAGCTTCCTCTAAATCTCCAGCAGTAAGGGACAGACTTGCAACAAGATTCTGTTTATGAAGATCTTCGTATGAAAAGTCTAAGACTAGTTTTTTCAATTTATTTGAAATTTCTGCGGTAAGAAAAGGATTGTCATCCGATACAGTTGAAATACATTCTTTTAATAAATCATGACGAATTCGTAAAGAAGGAAAAGTCGAGAAATTCTTTACAAACAAGCCTGTTTGTAGAAGCTTATCCGCCAAAATATTTCCGTTTTGAGTTGAAGTTATATGGCCTAAGAAGCCTAAGGGCAATTCACCTTTTAGAAGACCAGCCGCTAATATCACATATCTATATGCTGCGTTTTTGTGATGTACCCAAAAATCAATATGGCTTCTAACTACTGTTATAGCTTTTTCAGGAGTAATTCCTTCAAAAAAAACTTCGAGATTTGATATAGAAGTATATGTCCCAGATGAAAGGGTGACTATTTTGCGGTTTTTTAACCAATGGCAAGTAGTTTCAATAAGAAAAGGGTTCATTCCGATTCGCTTGAGGATGACTTTGGCTCTCTTGCTTCCCAAACCAGGTAGCCAATATTCTACAAATTCAATCCCGTCATTTTCATTTAATTCGGGTACTTTTAATTGTTGCAGTGTTGTTGACCTTTGTAAAATATTCTGAAAAGAAATCCAGTCTGAGGGAGAGGTTTTAACAGCAGAACCATCAGTTCTTAATTCGAGCAAACTTACACAATATGGTTCTATTTTATTTATAACAGCAACTAAAAAATCTAATACCTCAGAAGTAGATTTGTTCAAGTTTTCAAAAATTAAGAGAAAGCTTCGACGATATCGTATGATTGATGAGCTCCTATAGCCATTTCAAGTATTTTTATAATACTTTTTTTATTCTTGCTATAAGTAGAATTAATTAACCGCAAATCAATGCTTGTAATCTGTTCAAATACAGTAAAAAAAAGTTGATTTACTGTACTCATAAATGACATATCAATAGAAGCAATACGTTTACTATCAGTAAGTGAATTAATAGCATGACTTAACAAAAAACTTTTTCCTACGCCTGATCCTCCTTCTAATACAGCTATTCCAGCCTCTGAACTTATGCATTGAATCAAATCCTCTACAAAAAGCTGACGTTTTTGGCCTATAATGGGTTCTAAATCAACAGATTCTTCAGAGATTATAATTTCACATGGTAGCAAAGAACCATTTTTATTTGTACCTATTGAGAGTTCAGCCTTTATTCTTGAGTTAGTATTTGCATAAAGATCTAATTGAAAAGTTCTTTGTTTCTCTGATTTATTTTGACTTATAGTCACCCAATTCAAAAGCTCTTGTGAAAAACCCATTGACTCAAGTCGGTGATATTCATTTTTTACCCACGTCGCCATAGCAATGCCATCAATAAGTCTGACCTGCATGTGGGTGGCTTGGGCAAATCTTGCCACTTCTCGAAAAGCTTGAGGAGAAAAAAGTTGATTTGAAGTTATAATAAGAGCACCAGCTGCATTACTATGTGCTATCACAAGCGTTGCAGCAAATGTTCTTAAACCAATTTTTTTTTTCGTTGAACTTAGTTTTGCTTCTAATAAGACTTTAAATGTCAAGTCCAAACTATTTTCATTTCCTAATTGGAAATGAGCAGCTGCATCATATCCTCCATCACCCTTAGCAGGGGTAAGATGGAGAAGAGTGGGTTCCATCTTAAATTGTTCCTTGATTAACTCTACGCTAAGCTCTTCAAACTCTCTCCAATATTTCTCCGCCTTTGATTTTACTTTCTTAGGCATGATAATTAATAGTTATCCTTCACTCACCTAACTATTTATGCCAACCTCAACCGATTCCTCGGATGGTTTTTTGCCAAAATTTCTTTCTGTTTTTTGTTGCTGACGTGGGTATAAATTTGAGTCGTCATGATAGAACTGTGCCCCAGGATTTTTTGGATGTATTTGATATCGACTCCTTCTTCAAGAAGCATGGTGGCAAAGGTGTGGCGGAAGGAATGGGGCGTAACGGTTTTACGAATCGTTGTTTCGGCGACATACTTTTTGAGCATAAATCTGACGGATTGGGTGGAGAGAGGTTTTTGAAGCCGATTCAGAAAAAAATAGCCACATTTCTTAGATCGGAGAGGTAAGGAGATCTTGTGGTATTCTTCCAAGGCATTCAAAAGTTCTGGATTGCAGAGCTGGATGATTCGCTCTTTACTTCCTTTTCCATTCACCTTAATAAATCCCCGGCTTAAGTCAATATTGGAGCATTTTAAACTGCAAAGTTCTCCGACCCGAATGCCGGTGGCAAATAGAAGTTCAAGAATGGCTATGTCCCGTATGATAGTTTTGTAAAAATAGGACTCCTGATTCTTCGCTTTTTTTTTTCGTTTGTAAAGAACATTAAAAATTTTCTGTATCTCTTTGAGATCCAAAACAACAGGAAGATGAAAAGGTTCTTTCAAGTGTAGCCTTACCTTTCGGAATGGGTTTGAAAAAATGACATCATCGAATTCCAGATAGTTAAAAAAAGCTTTTACGGTAGCTACCTTTCTTTTGACCGATTTGATGGCATATTTTTTGGTCAGATGAGCTACATAGGACTTGATCTCTTGTTTGCCAATGTCCGTGATTTCCCATGATTTTACAGTTCTTTTTGTTAAGAATTTTTTGAACTGACGGAGGTCAATTTGATAGGCTTTGAGCGTTTTGGGGCTAAGGTTTTTTTCGTATTTGCAGTGTGAGAGAAATTCGGAGGTTCGTAAGTCTATGTCCTTCATGAGTTTATTTTGTGAGCATTAAAAAAGCCACAAATATGTAAACTCATGAAGGATTTTACCAGTGCTGAAAAGAATAACTAAGTTTTAATTTATCTTCTGGTAGGGAATGTGATAATGAGTCTCTCCTGGGACAACCAATCCTCAATGTGAATCTTTCGGAACGTAACTCCCGGAACCACCTCTGAGGAAATCTAAATCTGCTCCAAGGTGTGCTCCCTGAACATGTTTTTGATAGAGCTGTACATATCCTCTTGGCAATTCCTCATGGGTTGCTTCTCTGTTTTTCTTTCGCTCTTCGATCTCTTTGTCGGAGACATTCAACTGAAGCAGGCGTTTTTCCACATCAAGAATAATTTCATCTCCGTTCTGAACAATGCTGAGTGTTCCGCCTTCGGCTGATTCTGGTGAGACATGCAAAACAACAGTTCCAAACCCGGTTCCGCTCATTCGTCCGTCCGAAATCCGGACCATATCCTTAATTCCCTTTTCGAGAAGTTTTGGTGGCAGCCCCATGTTTCCAACTTCCGGCATCCCTGGATATCCTTTTGGCCCCACATTTTTCAAAACCATAATGCTGTTTTCGTCAATTTCCAGATCGGGATCATTGATTTTTGCTTTATAATCGTCAATATCTTCAAAAACTACAGCTTTGCCGGTATGTTTGAGAAGAGATTTTGTGGCTGCATTCGGCTTGAGAACCGCTCCATTTTCAGTAAGATTTCCTTTTAATACCACCACGCCCGACATCTCATTAAACGGTTTTTCCATGCCCGAGATAATATTTTCATCGTAGCATTCGGCCTCGTCAAAGTTCTCTTCAACGGTTTTCCCGTTTACAGTCATGCACTCCTTGTGAAGATGCGGAAGCAATTCTTTCATAATTGCGGGAAGCCCTCCAGCGTAGTAAAAATCCTCCATAAAATAATCACCGGAGGGCTGAAGATTGGCGAGAAGCGGGATGCCGTTAGACAGTTCATCAAAATCTTCGATGGCCAAATCAACACCAATTCGGCCGGCAATGGCCAGCAGGTGAATTACAAAATTGGTGGACCCTCCAATCGCCGCATTTACCATAATGGCATTTTCAAAAGCTTCCCGCGTGAGAATGTCGGAGAGTTTTCGGTCTTCCTGAACCATTTTCACGATTTCGGATCCTGAATGATGAGCCAACACTTTACGGGCAGCATCGGGAGCGGGAATAGCTGCGTTGCCGGGA
It encodes:
- a CDS encoding class I SAM-dependent methyltransferase, giving the protein MSDIEKKQFDRVTKTLEQWQDREEWFFNREYTDRYEDYYETRYKRAEIWQKKTLAKLITKDERVNTLLEFGCGTTRFTRWWNEIGIEASGADISPFMLGQGAHLFDGDLALADSHHMPFKDNSFDALAFIATFAYYKDPIKVIREAVRVGKYGIIFGIMNRNSTKVVRRRIQEVFNKNEYYKTANFYTPDSLIEKIHEALEGRLYEIEWTATGLPKWFPMQQWGFPIGDFFALHVKLTDVE
- a CDS encoding AIR synthase family protein, with translation MSAFEDNFGKIGSSNLSDILLPRTGKKRREVRTGPGFGVDTSVIDLGNNLGLAISSDPLSLIPSLGLKESAWLSVHLLVNDMATTGFSPQYAQFVLNLSPELSKEKFEEYWEYIHQFCKEVGVAITGGHTGQIVGQNSTIPGGGTMFLSAPLNEIITSDGAEPGDLIVVTKETALNSTAILAMSFPETVKENLGEEIYQTACDNFYRTSSLPDALAASEILENKTELKAMHDVTEGGVLGAIAEMAEASDCGFIVDDAKIPVGEAPKKIAELFEIDHRFCVGAGSMIMAVKPGCDEKLVEYLESQSIPATIVGKMTDVSEGRKIIEQEEVKEFSFDGTDPYWAAFFNAIKEGNK
- a CDS encoding thiamine phosphate synthase is translated as MMKKEIKGGIYLVLDPSINQKELLEKLKQALDGGVDIIQIWNHWPESFSQSDKIGVIEEIVEITQKYSIPVLINDDWELLKETDLDGVHFDEIPESFEEIQTEIWREFIAGITCSNDVEIIQWADDHNFDYISFCSMFPSKSVDTCEIVRPETVQKTREITNLPLFVSGGITTENLGDLNELDFQGVAVISGILSSDSPEKSVTEYQEVLNNLNSIS
- a CDS encoding Trm112 family protein; this translates as MTESFAKKLCCPIDKHDLNMRVFVKHENGEIIEALLSCPECSRYYPVIYGIPIMTPDEYRDKSIEAPTLKKWGLQLKDSNSEKLLLEENIR
- a CDS encoding ferritin, with product MLSEKIESLLNDQVQHEFEAGNWYLSMSSWAEVNGFHGTASFFLEQSKEEHFHAMKIFHYVNDRDGHAIAPSIAKPDSEFDSIRHLFERGLELEQENTRKINVLVEAAKEEKDHATDQFLQWYVDEQVEEEDLFRTILDKLNILGEKGPGLYMLDQELGQRRAEIPGNSGTE
- a CDS encoding aldo/keto reductase; its protein translation is MKYNLLGNTGLLVSELCFGTMTFGGEGMWEHVGKQQQGEADELIKKSVDSGINFIDTANVYSFGQSETILGNSIKNLDLNRDELVIATKLRGKMGDQPNNQGLSRYHIFNSVEKSLNRLQLDHIDLLYVHGVDSVTSIREIMRGLNDIVESGKVRYVGVCNWPAWMVMKALGIARQEGWHEFKAMQYFYSLSGRDAEDALIPLSQSEKLGFMPWSPLAGGFLSGKYTRDNEKAGGGSRRDEFDFPPINKEQTYDIVDVMEEIAENQDCSVAEVALAWVRLQSGVTSTIIGTKNITQLESNINSTNVDLTDDELSELNKVSSTTKRYPFWMVDRQDSDRIPGSNE
- a CDS encoding glycosyltransferase: MPKMFEESSNKKVGKSNVLIISLHADPIEPSGSGEGGGTHSYIRELLRRLAYESRYASVVTRHIDIKLPVFQRLSDYTSIYRIKLGKIEPMDKRFLNKYHDLSVQLIKEIIKELHWKVNILQGVYWYSGYTAMTLSKELSIPFVQTVISNGKRKRSEGCLDDDTERILVEKEIYDNASAIFCISGEEKKDLRELYKIDSSKLVVVGRPVPLPFLEYIYNSDKTPRYINLINHIN
- a CDS encoding glycosyltransferase, whose translation is MSSPKIDQILRWYSNRAYIYFGRLAPSKGLDIILKSWIRLAKDNPNSCPPIWIIGGTPKEIVKIKKYSGINNEIDLYENQKKIIWWGYIDQKGISTILSKALVLVTHSRYEPGGRVILEAMSRGVPVIATPHGFACDLVADWISGFIVNYEDIHMLQNRMSLFFKQPFLTQALGERARYIAKEKIKEWDFYNRHFQTYDAIVTDRPLQISSNSNLLHDFEPIYKRRFVRLFGDKGEFDNSSDLVLKWADSIVGPIKSLNAQKVNGKSQAWIANGEKDSIWIKKIHNHFCMTPIWLPEGTSQYCHSALQKFKSEIYNKNESLIRTIASNKDYLLVAFPIYRALPIVYQTHNIIEIYKRPLKNLANNSRIENEVDLESIVKKCISSYENFDIKKTNKLLGSTLLNKISPTPIDYRFSIRIYLIYLMKAASNESILVPQSMNAEFIRLYSKLKILAECEEKMPIVLNHNAAKPHHFVQSDRRIILIDKERLSFGFMGKDGGQLIANLAQEYSYEQLKRTLNIFSDSDEEKIIIAIWIGVHLIEEAGFSLACEQNNKLKKIIYAWNHWYRYISTTLLP
- a CDS encoding restriction endonuclease → MPKKVKSKAEKYWREFEELSVELIKEQFKMEPTLLHLTPAKGDGGYDAAAHFQLGNENSLDLTFKVLLEAKLSSTKKKIGLRTFAATLVIAHSNAAGALIITSNQLFSPQAFREVARFAQATHMQVRLIDGIAMATWVKNEYHRLESMGFSQELLNWVTISQNKSEKQRTFQLDLYANTNSRIKAELSIGTNKNGSLLPCEIIISEESVDLEPIIGQKRQLFVEDLIQCISSEAGIAVLEGGSGVGKSFLLSHAINSLTDSKRIASIDMSFMSTVNQLFFTVFEQITSIDLRLINSTYSKNKKSIIKILEMAIGAHQSYDIVEAFS